In Arachis stenosperma cultivar V10309 chromosome 1, arast.V10309.gnm1.PFL2, whole genome shotgun sequence, one DNA window encodes the following:
- the LOC130967173 gene encoding protein phosphatase 2C 50-like isoform X2, translating to MEEISSSVAVPFTIGNLIQKESAVATHVEITEMKENEVGAAVVSEMVIECDSNWVLRESHNPPRKEDEFMLAVDFHCLHSSSSNDKRSPSGEEAASLKAIYSEIDSPVIIGVDDKIYAEYGLNKTHPALQPEENTVSVAMDLESEDPRGLDGSDPKFCAAPLDQSNRTSNPNASEVSSRVLCGFSSICGKRPEMEDAIAVKPKLLQVPSKMLTDSHVNDNTICSLAHFFGVYDGHGGFQVANYCRERLHSALIEEIEAAQSSLAETELGDCLQDHWKKAFVSCFQKVDDEVGGIRAGNGRNNSGGAESTIEPIAPETAGSTAVVAILSQSHIIVANCGDSRAVLYRGKEAIPLSADHKPNREDEWARIEAAGGRVIHWQGYRVLGVLAMSRSIGDRYLKPCIIPEPEVKFVQREKHDECLILASDGLWDVVTNEEACEVARKRILLWHKKYGENASMTEQVEEGVDPAAHSAAEYLSRLALQRGSKDNISVIVIDLKAQRKIKRKA from the exons ATGGAGGAAATATCTTCTAGTGTTGCAGTGCCATTTACAATTGGGAACTTGATTCAGAAGGAGTCAGCAGTGGCAACCCACGTGGAGATAACTG AGATGAAGGAGAATGAAGTTGGAGCTGCCGTTGTCTCAGAAATGGTTATTGAATGTGACAGTAATTGGGTCTTGAGAGAAAGCCATAACCCACCAAGGAAGGAAGATGAATTCATGCTGGCTGTGGATTTTCATTGTCTACATAGTTCAAGCTCCAATGACAAACGCAGCCCCTCTGGGGAGGAAGCTGCATCCTTGAAGGCCATTTATTCTGAGATAGATTCGCCAGTTATCATAGGGGTTGATGATAAAATCTATGCTGAGTATGGATTAAACAAGACACATCCAGCACTGCAGCCAGAGGAGAACACAGTTTCTGTTGCAATGGATCTTGAGAGTGAGGATCCAAGGGGATTGGATGGATCTGATCCAAAGTTTTGTGCTGCACCTCTTGATCAGTCTAACAGAACAAGCAACCCGAATGCTTCGGAAGTGAGTAGTCGTGTTCTCTGTGGTTTTTCATCAATCTGTGGAAAAAGACCAGAGATGGAAGATGCTATAGCTGTTAAGCCTAAACTTCTTCAAGTTCCTTCAAAGATGCTAACAGATAGCCATGTGAACGATAACACAATATGCTCATTAGCCCACTTTTTCGGTGTCTATGATGGACATGGAGGCTTTCAG GTTGCCAATTACTGCCGGGAACGCCTGCATTCAGCTTTGATTGAGGAGATAGAAGCTGCACAATCAAGTTTGGCAGAAACAGAACTAGGAGATTGTTTACAGGACCATTGGAAGAAAGCATTTGTAAGTTGCTTTCAGAAAGTAGATGATGAAGTTGGAGGAATTCGAGCTGGTAATGGCAGAAATAACAGTGGTGGAGCAGAGTCTACGATTGAACCAATTGCTCCTGAGACTGCTGGCTCCACTGCAGTGGTTGCCATATTGAGTCAATCACACATAATAGTCGCAAATTGTGGGGATTCAAGAGCCGTCTTGTATCGTGGAAAAGAAGCCATTCCATTGTCTGCTGACCACAAA CCAAACAGGGAGGATGAGTGGGCAAGGATAGAAGCTGCAGGAGGAAGGGTCATACATTGGCAAGGGTACCGAGTTCTTGGCGTTTTGGCAATGTCAAGATCCATAG GTGATAGGTACTTGAAACCATGTATTATTCCAGAACCGGAAGTGAAGTTTGTGCAACGGGAGAAACATGACGAGTGCCTTATTCTAGCTAGTGATGGTTTATGGGATGTGGTGACAAATGAAGAAGCCTGCGAAGTTGCACGGAAGAGGATCCTTCTTTGGCACAAGAAGTATGGCGAGAATGCGTCAATGACCGAACAAGTTGAAGAAGGAGTTGACCCTGCAGCTCACTCTGCTGCAGAGTATCTCTCTAGACTTGCCCTCCAAAGGGGAAGCAAAGATAACATATCTGTAATTGTGATAGACTTGAAGgctcaaagaaaaattaagagaaaagcATAA
- the LOC130967173 gene encoding protein phosphatase 2C 50-like isoform X1, with protein sequence MEEISSSVAVPFTIGNLIQKESAVATHVEITGIKLMANTAAALILNPSVEGCQPYSVGSDNHSDVSLKHQITVSAEMKENEVGAAVVSEMVIECDSNWVLRESHNPPRKEDEFMLAVDFHCLHSSSSNDKRSPSGEEAASLKAIYSEIDSPVIIGVDDKIYAEYGLNKTHPALQPEENTVSVAMDLESEDPRGLDGSDPKFCAAPLDQSNRTSNPNASEVSSRVLCGFSSICGKRPEMEDAIAVKPKLLQVPSKMLTDSHVNDNTICSLAHFFGVYDGHGGFQVANYCRERLHSALIEEIEAAQSSLAETELGDCLQDHWKKAFVSCFQKVDDEVGGIRAGNGRNNSGGAESTIEPIAPETAGSTAVVAILSQSHIIVANCGDSRAVLYRGKEAIPLSADHKPNREDEWARIEAAGGRVIHWQGYRVLGVLAMSRSIGDRYLKPCIIPEPEVKFVQREKHDECLILASDGLWDVVTNEEACEVARKRILLWHKKYGENASMTEQVEEGVDPAAHSAAEYLSRLALQRGSKDNISVIVIDLKAQRKIKRKA encoded by the exons ATGGAGGAAATATCTTCTAGTGTTGCAGTGCCATTTACAATTGGGAACTTGATTCAGAAGGAGTCAGCAGTGGCAACCCACGTGGAGATAACTGGTATAAAGCTTATGGCAAATACTGCTGCAGCTTTAATATTAAATCCTTCAGTTGAAGGTTGCCAACCATATTCTGTTGGAAGTGATAATCATTCTGATGTTAGTCTCAAACATCAAATTACGGTATCTGCAGAGATGAAGGAGAATGAAGTTGGAGCTGCCGTTGTCTCAGAAATGGTTATTGAATGTGACAGTAATTGGGTCTTGAGAGAAAGCCATAACCCACCAAGGAAGGAAGATGAATTCATGCTGGCTGTGGATTTTCATTGTCTACATAGTTCAAGCTCCAATGACAAACGCAGCCCCTCTGGGGAGGAAGCTGCATCCTTGAAGGCCATTTATTCTGAGATAGATTCGCCAGTTATCATAGGGGTTGATGATAAAATCTATGCTGAGTATGGATTAAACAAGACACATCCAGCACTGCAGCCAGAGGAGAACACAGTTTCTGTTGCAATGGATCTTGAGAGTGAGGATCCAAGGGGATTGGATGGATCTGATCCAAAGTTTTGTGCTGCACCTCTTGATCAGTCTAACAGAACAAGCAACCCGAATGCTTCGGAAGTGAGTAGTCGTGTTCTCTGTGGTTTTTCATCAATCTGTGGAAAAAGACCAGAGATGGAAGATGCTATAGCTGTTAAGCCTAAACTTCTTCAAGTTCCTTCAAAGATGCTAACAGATAGCCATGTGAACGATAACACAATATGCTCATTAGCCCACTTTTTCGGTGTCTATGATGGACATGGAGGCTTTCAG GTTGCCAATTACTGCCGGGAACGCCTGCATTCAGCTTTGATTGAGGAGATAGAAGCTGCACAATCAAGTTTGGCAGAAACAGAACTAGGAGATTGTTTACAGGACCATTGGAAGAAAGCATTTGTAAGTTGCTTTCAGAAAGTAGATGATGAAGTTGGAGGAATTCGAGCTGGTAATGGCAGAAATAACAGTGGTGGAGCAGAGTCTACGATTGAACCAATTGCTCCTGAGACTGCTGGCTCCACTGCAGTGGTTGCCATATTGAGTCAATCACACATAATAGTCGCAAATTGTGGGGATTCAAGAGCCGTCTTGTATCGTGGAAAAGAAGCCATTCCATTGTCTGCTGACCACAAA CCAAACAGGGAGGATGAGTGGGCAAGGATAGAAGCTGCAGGAGGAAGGGTCATACATTGGCAAGGGTACCGAGTTCTTGGCGTTTTGGCAATGTCAAGATCCATAG GTGATAGGTACTTGAAACCATGTATTATTCCAGAACCGGAAGTGAAGTTTGTGCAACGGGAGAAACATGACGAGTGCCTTATTCTAGCTAGTGATGGTTTATGGGATGTGGTGACAAATGAAGAAGCCTGCGAAGTTGCACGGAAGAGGATCCTTCTTTGGCACAAGAAGTATGGCGAGAATGCGTCAATGACCGAACAAGTTGAAGAAGGAGTTGACCCTGCAGCTCACTCTGCTGCAGAGTATCTCTCTAGACTTGCCCTCCAAAGGGGAAGCAAAGATAACATATCTGTAATTGTGATAGACTTGAAGgctcaaagaaaaattaagagaaaagcATAA
- the LOC130967201 gene encoding uncharacterized protein LOC130967201, with translation MATSSKFDPTSSSPDRPLYTGQRGSHMAASLDRSGSFRESMESPMLSSVTSMSRSGSSATHGDVVNFFNCVNFDPKLLAGEHKSNRQIDYKRHVNVALGISPDESPSSSSKGKLVPEEIKRLKDTLYASHLKARERVKMFSDALSVFHKVFPSITSKKRSRAEGFSSDRSNAILSDRTVLGPSISKVGIQGHAGTFELEQQKSEERTKNPVPNKRTRTSMLDVRMDVRTNSLVRPSGPVDREKEMLRITNSGAVQGEERTLPIGGDGWEKSKMKKKRSCIKLDGSPNTLTKPVNTFQETKQGMQQRLVADGRSKLSNDSHSFRPGVSNGTVGSGKSDGISQQTGLAIRTSTPRNDQDNGSLVNERRGRPASSDKEKVNFKAVNKATVRDEFNSASPTSGTKMNSAIRAPRSSSGVAPKLSPVVHRAAVPNDWELSHCTTKPPAGVGTNNRKRVASARSSSPPVVHWQRPQKSSRTARRTNFMPSASNNDEAPSSDAVSDVAGNDAGLGFARRLVGNSQQNKLKGDTSSSAALSESEESGMAEVKPPKEKSRKSEEIEQKGGQNIQKVSNLVLPTRKNKIISGEEHGDGVRRQGRTGRGFTASRSLVPMTSEKLGNIGTAKQLRSARLEKNESKAGRPPTRKLSDRKAYARQKPTAVSAAADFIVGSEDGHEELLAAVKAVINSARAFSSPFWKQMEPFFSLISEDDIANWKQKENLESSTPMHTDETIGNGFGLNGFERDVGLDAQRSTGIIAEQLQPSKGDHSSTPLYQRLIAALISEDCDSGGEDFKFDAYDAEFETDGEFELSGLDYRSRTDFQFCCPSAYNGYRIFGNPEHNEGENDVVRIPSTGLNSSLANSVNGLLHDKESRCSELQYDSLDINDKLLLELQSIGIALEPVPEMSHTDDERIMEEIARVEELYQGQVSKKKGMLDGLLNSATVGKELLEKDFERRAMEKLIVMAYEKYMACWGPGTSGGRNSSNKMAKQAALGFVKRTLERCHQFEDTGKSCFSESSFKDMFVAAATQLNAVRQLDGMEAESSKPYVSPLTLEARTASMGSQQSPSQFSQNLDNHELSSSDMFPAINHSSEQNGGKEDLWSNRLKKRELSLDDVGGTIGTSSAPGIVSSLTSSAKGKRSERDRDGKGHGREVLSRNGTTKVGRPASSSAKGERKSKAKPKQKATQHSVSVNGLVGKLSEQPKAAFPSSSKSNETSTNSNAKEKDEYGLGGLDEHEPIDLSNLQLPGIDDLADQGQDLGSWLNIDDDGLQDNDFMGLEIPMDDLSDLNMMV, from the exons ATGGCAACATCTAGCAAGTTTGATCCAACTTCCAGTAGCCCAGATAGACCATTGTACACTGGGCAGCGTGGATCCCACATGGCTGCTTCATTAGATAGATCAGGTAGCTTCCGTGAAAGCATGGAAAGTCCTATGTTGTCTTCTGTTACAAGCATGTCAAGAAGCGGCTCTTCAGCAACACATGGGGATGTGGTGAACTTTTTCAATTGTGTGAACTTTGATCCGAAATTGTTAGCGGGAGAGCACAAGTCTAATCGTCAAATAGATTATAAACGTCATGTAAATGTTGCACTTGGAATTTCACCTGATGAATCTCCGTCTAGTTCTTCAAAAGGCAAGCTAGTACCAGAAGAAATCAAACGACTGAAGGATACCTTGTATGCAAGCCATTTGAAGGCGAG GGAACGTGTGAAAATGTTCAGTGACGCCTTATCGGTATTCCACAAGGTTTTCCCAAGTATAACTTCAAAGAAGAGATCTCGGGCTGAAGGGTTTTCTAGTGATCGATCCAATGCCATCTTAAGTGATCGGACAGTCTTGGGGCCAAGCATAAGTAAGGTCGGAATTCAAGGTCATGCAGGTACTTTTGAACTTGAGCAGCAAAAGTCAGAAGAACGGACCAAAAATCCTGTTCCTAACAAGCGCACTCGAACTTCTATGCTTGATGTCAGG ATGGATGTGCGAACCAATTCTCTCGTCAGGCCATCTGGACCTGTGGACAGAGAAAAGGAAATGCTACGGATTACCAACAGTGGTGCTGTTCAGGGTGAGGAACGAACCTTACCTATTGGAGGTGATGGTTGGGAAAAGtcaaaaatgaagaagaagcgTTCCTGCATCAAACTAGATGGTTCTCCAAACACATTGACAAAACCTGTTAACACCTTCCAGGAGACTAAACAGGGAATGCAACAAAGACTTGTTGCTGATGGCCGGTCAAAATTAAGTAACGATTCTCATTCTTTCAG GCCGGGGGTATCTAATGGAACTGTTGGAAGTGGAAAATCAGATGGCATCTCTCAACAGACTGGGTTGGCCATCCGTACCTCTACCCCTAGAAATGACCAAGATAATGGTTCCCTTGTCAATGAGAGGCGGGGTCGTCCTGCTAGTTCAGACAAGGAAAAGGTGAACTTCAAAGCTGTTAACAA GGCAACTGTTCGAGATGAATTTAATTCTGCTAGCCCCACCTCTGGTACAAAGATGAATTCTGCTATTCGGGCCCCACGATCAAGTTCTGGAGTTGCCCCCAAGTTGTCACCAGTTGTCCATAGAGCAGCTGTTCCTAATGACTGGGAGCTGTCTCATTGCACCACAAAGCCTCCTGCTGGTGTTGGTACAAACAATCGCAAACGTGTGGCATCAGCACGGTCATCTTCCCCACCTGTTGTTCACTGGCAAAGGCCGCAAAAGAGCTCTCGCACTGCTAGAAGAACAAATTTCATGCCCAGTGCTTCAAATAACGATGAAGCTCCTTCTTCGGATGCTGTCTCTGATGTGGCTGGTAATGATGCTGGGCTAGGATTTGCTAGACGCTTGGTTGGCAATTCgcaacaaaataaattaaaaggcGATACTTCATCTTCAGCTGCCTTATCTGAAAGTGAAGAGTCAGGGATGGCTGAGGTTAAACCACCAAAAGAGAAGAGCAGGAAATCAGAAGAGATTGAACAGAAAGGTGGACAAAACATTCAAAAGGTGTCTAACTTGGTCTTGCCAACAAGAAAGAATAAGATTATATCTGGAGAAGAACATGGAGATGGTGTTCGAAGGCAGGGAAGGACAGGACGGGGTTTTACTGCCTCAAGGTCTCTGGTGCCAATGACATCTGAAAAGCTTGGAAATATTGGAACTGCAAAACAACTTAGAAGTGCAAGACTAGAGAAGAATGAGAG CAAGGCAGGTCGTCCACCAACTAGGAAACTTTCTGACCGTAAAGCCTATGCACGTCAGAAGCCTACTGCTGTTAGTGCAGCAGCAGACTTTATTG TTGGGTCAGAAGATGGACATGAAGAGCTGTTGGCTGCTGTAAAGGCTGTTATCAACTCTG CTCGTGCCTTTTCCAGCCCGTTCTGGAAGCAGATGGAGCCTTTCTTCAGTTTAATATCTGAGGATGATATTGCTAACTGGAAGCAGAAG GAAAATCTTGAATCAAGCACACCGATGCACACTGATGAAACCATTGGTAATGGATTTGGGCTGAATGGCTTTGAAAGAGATGTTGGCCTTGATGCTCAAAGGAGTACTGGAATTATTGCAGAGCAGTTACAACCATCTAAAGGAGATCATAGTTCAACTCCTCTCTATCAAAGGCTTATAGCAGCATTAATCTCAGAGGATTGTGATAGTGGAGGTGAAGATTTCAAGTTTGATGCATACGATGCTGAATTTGAGACCGACGGGGAGTTTGAATTGAGTGGCTTGGATTATCGATCACGAACTGATTTTCAGTTTTGTTGTCCTTCTGCTTATAATGGTTATCGGATTTTTGGGAATCCAGAACATAATGAAGGTGAAAATGATGTAGTTCGTATTCCATCAACTGGGTTAAATTCAAGCCTTGCTAACTCTGTAAATGGGTTACTCCATGATAAAGAATCAAGATGTTCAGAGCTGCAATATGATAGCTTAGATATTAATGATAAGCTTCTTTTGGAGCTTCAAAGCATTGGAATTGCCCTGGAACCAGTG cCTGAAATGTCACACACAGATGATGAACGAATAATGGAGGAGATTGCTAGGGTAGAGGAGCTTTACCAAGGACAG GTTTCCAAGAAGAAAGGCATGCTAGATGGATTGTTGAATTCTGCCACAGTGGGAAAAGAACTTCTAGAAAA GGATTTTGAACGACGTGCCATGGAAAAACTCATTGTAATGGCTTATGAGAAGTACATG GCTTGTTGGGGTCCTGGTACCTCGGGTGGGCGAAATTCAAGCAACAAAATGGCCAAGCAAGCTGCATTGGGATTTGTTAAGCGGACATTGGAACGGTGCCATCAGTTTGAAGATACAGGCAAGAGCTGCTTCAGTGAGTCTTCCTTCAAGGATATGTTCGTTGCTGCTGCTACCCAGCTTAATGCTGTCCGGCAATTAGATGGAATGGAGGCTGAATCCTCAAAACCATATGTTTCTCCCCTTACTCTGGAAGCAAGAACAG CCTCCATGGGTTCACAGCAGAGCCCTTCACAATTTAGTCAGAATTTAGATAATCATGAGCTAAGTTCATCAGATATGTTCCCTGCTATAAATCATTCATCTGAACAAAATGGTGGGAAGGAGGACCTCTGGTCAAATAGGTTGAAGAAGAGGGAATTGTCCCTTGATGATGTTGGTGGTACAATAGGTACTTCAAGTGCTCCTGGCATTGTAAGTTCTCTAACAAGCAGTGCAAAAGGAAAGAGAAGTGAGAGGGATAGAGATGGAAAGGGACATGGCAGAGAGGTGCTATCTAGAAATGGAACTACAAAAGTTGGTAGGCCTGCATCATCCAGTGCTAAGGGAGAAAGAAAATCCAAAGCAAAGCCTAAGCAGAAAGCAACACAGCATTCTGTTTCAGTCAATGGCCTCGTTGGCAAGTTATCAGAGCAGCCTAAAGCAGCATTCCCATCTAGTTCAAAATCAAATGAAACGTCTACTAATAGCAATGCCAAGGAAAAGGATGAGTATGGCTTGGGTGGTTTGGATGAACACGAGCCTATAGATTTGTCCAACCTACAGCTACCAGGAATTGATGATCTTGCTGACCAAGGTCAGGATCTTGGTTCATGGTTGAATATTGATGACGATGGATTACAAGATAACGATTTCATGGGCCTTGAAATTCCCATGGATGACCTTTCAGACTTGAATATGATGGTCTGA